In Nymphaea colorata isolate Beijing-Zhang1983 chromosome 3, ASM883128v2, whole genome shotgun sequence, a genomic segment contains:
- the LOC116250416 gene encoding (R)-mandelonitrile lyase-like has translation MRQRIRRRLVLVHPFIFLVSFAGRQNKRFVFNATEFPEEEEYDYIIVGGGTAGCPLAATLSEEYRVLLLERGGQPSEYRSLATQDGFLPTIMNVDAYRSPAQGFTSEDGVRNARGRVLGGSSAINAGFYSRAHPGFFEKGGWDMALVNRSYEWVESAVAFKPSVRTWQQAVRDGLLAANITPYNGYTVEHLVGTKIGASTFDGRGRRHSSVNLLAYARRTNIRVAVHATVEKILLSPVSVENTSSSTWLWEEAKQEAYGVVYRDQQGFHHRALIRRNGGEVILCAGALGSPQLLLLSGIGPASHLSFWGIPPAHNLPDVGQSVVDNPRVSVSILSPFPLRSALIQTVGIPPSGSAFIEAASNVLPFSSYLASPFLPLFLPIRLSIATLMAKVASPRSRGTLRLASTDARDNPSVRFNYFSQPADLASCAEGVRLLARVMASESMSPFKFVDRFGNSGFRFVGPRLPANLSDNGEIADFCRRAVTTIWHYHGGCLVGKVVDRQYRVFGVSSLRVVDSSTFSVSPGTNPQATVMMLGRYVGKRLIERRRANASHRSLQRFNS, from the exons ATGAGACAAAGAATACGACGCAGGTTGGTTCTTGTTCATCCATTCATCTTCCTTGTTTCCTTCGCAGGACGGCAGAACAAACGCTTCGTCTTCAACGCGACGGAATTCCCCGAGGAGGAAGAATACGACTACATCATCGTAGGAGGGGGTACAGCAGGCTGCCCTCTCGCGGCCACCCTTTCAGAAGAGTACCGAGTCTTGCTTCTGGAGAGAGGGGGCCAACCGAGCGAGTACCGGAGCCTCGCCACCCAGGACGGCTTTCTGCCGACGATCATGAACGTCGACGCATATCGCTCTCCGGCGCAGGGCTTCACCTCGGAGGACGGCGTGCGTAACGCCCGGGGCAGGGTCTTGGGCGGCAGCAGCGCCATCAACGCTGGGTTTTACTCGAGGGCGCACCCTGGGTTCTTTGAGAAAGGTGGGTGGGACATGGCGCTCGTCAACCGGTCGTACGAGTGGGTGGAGAGCGCCGTTGCCTTCAAACCATCGGTCAGGACGTGGCAGCAGGCCGTGAGGGACGGCCTGCTGGCGGCGAACATCACGCCTTACAATGGCTACACCGTCGAGCACCTGGTCGGGACCAAGATCGGCGCGTCGACGTTCGATGGGCGCGGCAGGAGACACAGTTCGGTGAATCTCTTGGCCTACGCCAGACGCACCAACATCAGGGTTGCCGTCCATGCCACCGTCGAGAAGATCCTCCTTTCCCCTGTTTCCG TGGAGAACACATCGTCATCAACGTGGTTGTGGGAGGAGGCGAAGCAGGAAGCGTATGGTGTGGTGTACAGAGATCAGCAAGGATTTCACCACCGGGCACTCATCCGGCGCAACGGCGGCGAGGTGATCCTCTGCGCGGGGGCGCTCGGCAGCCCGCAGCTCCTGCTCCTCAGCGGAATCGGCCCCGCCTCTCACCTCTCCTTCTGGGGCATCCCGCCCGCTCACAACCTTCCGGACGTCGGCCAGTCTGTCGTCGACAACCCACGCGTCAGCGTTTCCATTCTCTCCCCGTTTCCCCTCCGCTCTGCCCTCATCCAGACCGTCGGCATCCCTCCCAGTGGCTCGGCCTTCATTGAGGCCGCCTCCAAcgtccttcctttctcttcttacCTCGCCtcccccttcctccctctcttcctACCCATTCGCCTCTCCATCGCCACTCTCATGGCAAAGGTCGCCTCCCCACGATCCCGTGGCACCCTCCGCCTCGCCTCCACCGACGCCCGCGACAACCCGTCCGTCCGGTTCAACTACTTCTCGCAGCCGGCGGACCTCGCCAGTTGTGCCGAGGGCGTCCGGCTCCTCGCCCGCGTCATGGCGAGCGAGTCCATGTCGCCGTTCAAGTTCGTCGACCGCTTTGGGAACAGCGGGTTCAGGTTCGTGGGGCCGAGGCTGCCGGCCAACCTCTCGGATAACGGGGAGATAGCTGATTTCTGCAGGCGGGCCGTCACCACCATCTGGCACTACCACGGCGGTTGCTTGGTGGGGAAGGTGGTGGACAGGCAGTACCGCGTCTTCGGCGTCAGCTCGCTCAGGGTGGTCGACAGTTCCACGTTCTCGGTGTCGCCAGGCACCAACCCGCAAGCCACGGTCATGATGCTCGGAAG GTACGTGGGGAAAAGATTGATAGAACGAAGAAGAGCAAATGCTAGTCACCGAAGTTTACAGCGTTTTAACAGCTGA